One genomic region from uncultured Cohaesibacter sp. encodes:
- a CDS encoding CHAD domain-containing protein, which translates to MAETDDHLLLIPNRSLDCLIDEDFGKLRPVLSEQTDPVDATLLDMFPLPLTRSGRLLLASEGRLRLLDRDGALITQKGSADGGFLRDLRKGPVRTALKGLPRLRALMPICRLQCCFSQMALMDDEGKIHIKVQFIETRMVGGANGLIAFLRPVRGYEKALVRLREKLIDLGGGEEGLETFLSGLCMGFPTGVLKPEITIGEDEPAFDVATDIMAAYLPAARVNEKGIVNDIDTEFLHDYRIALRKIRSVLSLFKGVYSEEQTQDLKRRFSALMAKTGTLRDLDVYLLEKQDFFALIPEALHGGLKEMFALFLRDREEAAVELADHLISEAYQAEMQVLSDLLATPERLERGPNSNLGAHEYACQLIWKRYRKICKIAKGITAQSDDEDVHELRIHCKKLRYLMEFFAPLFPRKDIKQLIKPMKRLQDNLGAFNDCSVQIVSLSGFLESHKFRNKATQMKVAKSVGALIAILHQRQDEERAHVVENFARFDSEVTQQTFRALFKMREGEE; encoded by the coding sequence ATGGCTGAGACAGATGATCATTTACTCCTTATTCCGAACCGTTCTCTGGATTGTTTGATTGACGAAGATTTTGGCAAATTGCGCCCGGTCTTGTCAGAGCAGACGGATCCGGTGGATGCCACTTTACTTGATATGTTTCCCCTGCCGCTGACGCGCTCGGGGCGCCTGCTGCTTGCGAGCGAAGGACGCTTGCGATTGCTCGACAGGGACGGAGCTCTGATAACGCAAAAGGGCTCGGCAGACGGGGGCTTCCTGCGCGATTTGCGCAAGGGACCGGTGCGCACGGCCCTGAAGGGGTTGCCACGTCTGCGTGCGCTCATGCCCATCTGTCGTCTGCAATGTTGCTTCTCGCAAATGGCGCTGATGGATGACGAGGGCAAAATCCACATCAAGGTGCAGTTTATCGAGACGCGTATGGTCGGTGGAGCCAATGGACTGATCGCCTTTTTGCGTCCGGTGCGGGGCTATGAAAAGGCCCTTGTGCGGCTGCGCGAAAAGCTCATTGATCTTGGGGGCGGTGAAGAGGGATTGGAAACGTTCCTCTCGGGCCTCTGTATGGGCTTTCCCACCGGTGTGCTCAAACCGGAGATCACGATTGGCGAGGATGAACCCGCTTTTGACGTGGCGACCGACATCATGGCCGCTTATCTGCCTGCGGCCCGGGTGAACGAGAAGGGTATCGTCAACGATATCGATACGGAATTTCTGCATGATTACCGCATCGCCCTGCGCAAGATTCGCTCCGTGCTCAGTCTGTTCAAGGGTGTCTATTCTGAAGAGCAGACACAGGATCTGAAAAGGCGTTTTTCTGCTCTTATGGCAAAGACCGGCACACTCAGGGATCTGGATGTCTATCTGCTGGAAAAACAGGATTTCTTTGCGCTCATTCCTGAAGCCTTGCATGGTGGCCTCAAGGAGATGTTTGCGCTGTTTCTGCGGGATCGGGAAGAGGCCGCTGTCGAGCTGGCTGACCACCTGATCAGCGAGGCCTATCAGGCGGAAATGCAGGTGCTTTCGGATTTGCTTGCTACGCCTGAGCGATTGGAAAGAGGGCCCAACAGCAATTTGGGTGCTCATGAGTATGCCTGTCAGCTCATTTGGAAGCGTTATCGCAAGATTTGCAAGATTGCCAAGGGCATAACTGCCCAGAGTGACGATGAAGATGTGCATGAGCTGCGCATTCATTGCAAGAAGCTACGGTATCTGATGGAGTTTTTCGCTCCCTTGTTTCCACGCAAGGATATCAAGCAGTTGATCAAGCCGATGAAACGCTTGCAGGACAATCTGGGGGCGTTTAACGACTGTTCCGTGCAGATCGTGTCCTTATCCGGATTTCTTGAAAGCCACAAGTTCCGCAATAAGGCAACGCAGATGAAAGTGGCCAAGAGCGTGGGGGCTCTGATTGCCATTCTGCATCAGCGGCAGGACGAAGAAAGAGCGCATGTGGTTGAGAATTTTGCACGATTTGACAGCGAAGTGACCCAACAGACCTTCAGGGCGCTGTTCAAAATGCGGGAGGGGGAAGAATGA